Below is a window of Candidatus Lokiarchaeota archaeon DNA.
CTTGACAAGGACGTCGACGATTTCTTGTCCGGTTTGAGTGTCCAAATCACCGGTAGGTTCATCAGCTAACACAACCACTGATTTTGCTGACCCCTCTGGTTTGGCAAGAGCCCTTGCTATTGCAACCCGTTGCTGTTCGCCTCCTGACAACTCATCAGGTCTATGCTCTGCCCGTTCTGTTAAGCCTACAAGTCCTAGCAGGTGCTCTACTCGTTCCCTCCTCTGCTCTTCTTCTACTCCGGCGATGAGCAATGGCAGCTCCACATTCTCGTAAGCTGTAAGAACTGGAAGGAGATTGAAAAATTGGAAAACGAAACTAATTTTGTCCCGCCTAATCCGTGTTAGTTCCTTTTCCGTCATTTCGGTGATATCGGTTCCATCAACGACAACGCTTCCCGTGGTTGGTTTGTCAAGTGCACCAATCATATTGAGCAGTGTTGTCTTGCCGGAACCAGAAGGCCCCATAATGGCAACAGCTTCGCCGCGCTTCACCTCAAGATTCACTCCACGCAGAGCTGGAACATCTACTTCACCCATATGATATATTTTTGAGACATCGGCTAGCTTCAGTATACTATCTTCCAAGGGGGTTTCCCACTCCCGTTAATTCAAAATTGTCTACAGGTTGCCCTATTAGCTTTTCCTCTAACGCTTGAGCATTGGACTTCTCTTATTGTGTAAGGTGGGTGTTAGAAAGGAGTATTATCAGGAATTAAAAGCCAAACAATGAGTAGGAAAAAAAGAAGGTTTATGACTGAACAGCACATTTACGGACATATAACAATCACAGTGGATGGGTCCAAATGGTTCATGACATAATGGTCAATCGCTACGAGTTTTTCAGTTGGCGCGGATTCTTCACTGGTGCATCAATCATAGGCCTATCATTGATACTACAATCCTTAATTGGTTTCCCACAGGTTTGGAATGAGCGTCCAATTCAGTTTGGCACTTCGATTCTGATTTCCTCAGTCATTGTTGGAACCGTCTGCGGTAGCGTGCTTGTTTTCTTGTTCCCGCCCAATCAGGATGTTATTGGCGTAGCCGGTTTGGGTAGTGACGATGTTTCTCAACATATCGCCCTATTCTTGGTTTTGCTCGCGTTGATGGAACCTGTTCTTTCCGGTTTCGTGTTTTTCTTTGAGTATTATGGACAAGATCCATTCGAGATGATTTGGGTCTTGGTCAGCTTTGGTGCAGTCAGTGCTGGCTTTGCATCTGCCATGTTTGACCGAACGAAAACAATAGCTCGAGATGTCCGAAATTACTTCGAAGATCATGAGGTACTTGACATGACCAAGTTGGACTGGTTACAGGCAGTCGGACCCAGAGATGCTGCTTATCGAATGGGGATGCTTGGACGAGCCGCTGAAGAAATCGACTATGTTCGGGTTGTAGGACATCAAATGATCCAACTGAAAGACACAGAGAAAACTAGTTCCAATGAGTAGTATTATCAATCGTTTTCTCAATGGCGATGATCTATGTGTGCTTGTAGCCCCTCTTCTGTCCACGCTACCCATGCACATTTTAGACATGTGAATTTCTTGCTTCCAAGTCCGAATCGTGGAGGAGATTTTTCTTCAAGCTCATATATTGTACCGCCATACCCACTTCTTTTCTTTGTAACAACCTTGAACCGTTTGTCAAAACATTCCGAACAAATACAAAGACGAGATCTCTCTTCGTTTTTGAAGTTATCTTCCAAGGTCTTAGCTGGCTCAGGCGGGTCCATTTCCTTTCCACAGCTTTCACACCGAGTCATTCTCTTCACAGCCAAGGCCTTATAGCGTGTTAAATGGCTATCTCTGATTTGACAATGGAAACCGGGGTATATGACTGTTCTTGGTTTCAGATTGACCAGTTGTGCTTTGCCTCTTGGTTCTTAGAATTCTGTCGTCCTCATGATAGCCCAATCTCTAAGTAATAATCATTCAATCTTCGGAGACCGATAGCTCAGCAGCTATCTGAAAGAGCTTCTCAATGTTCTTATTTTCTACACAAGATGTTTCTAGAAAGGCAACGGGGTGGAATTCCTTTTCTTGACCAAGTTCAGTAGCCAGCTTCTCAGCGTACTCGAAGCCCTCCTCTTCGCCTACAAATTCATCAGACTTCTCTGATGCTTGCTCCACTCTTTTGTCATACTTGTTACCCGCGATAATAAGCGGGGGTAGGGTCTTTCTTGATATTGAAAGTTCTTTTATCCAGAAATTCAGGCTTTCAAAACTCCATCTATCACCTGCTGAATAGACTACTATGGCAACATCCGCGTCTCCATAGTATTCATTTCGCGGTATACGGTGACCTACAGCATCATCAAAAGACCATACATATAGATTCACTCGGTATTCATTTGTTCTGAACAGTTTCTTGTATACATAATCCTCTTCGCTTGCTTCTAATTCGCCCGTTTGGATTAGCGACTTTTTGCCTACATTCTCTTCTCCGATTAGAAGACATTTTCTGTCGACAAGTGGTTTTATCATGTGTTGGCTTGCGATGTCGGGTTCTTCTGTGCCCGTTTTTACAGCTTCGGTGGTGGGTGTTCCCTCAGCTTCGGTCACGCCTGTTTCTTCCGCCTTCATTTCTATTTCGGGCTGTGTAGATTCTATGTCATTTTCAACTGGTTTGTCCTGAATGCTTGATTGCTTTGGAAGGCTTGCAGATGACGCAGCGATTTCAGTTTGAGACTTCAGCTTGACCTGAATGCCACTACTAGTTTTCTTCTGATGAGTTCCCTTTGGTGATCGAAAGGTATCACTCATCGATTCTACAGCTGCCAATGCTTCTGATATGTCATCTACTTCTTTACCTGCAACACGGTGCTTCTTCAGGAGTTTTTCAGAAGGGGTTACAGGTTCGGCTGTAGATTCTTTGGTTTCCTTTTTGGGTATTAGATCCGAAGGTTCTTCTGCTGCTACTGCTGATGATTCTGTTGAAATCTCTTCTGACCGCTGCAGCTCCTCTTCCACTCCAATTTTCCGAAGCACGTCTTCGATATGCCCTGGTGGAAATCTCTTATCGAAAAAACGGAAATAGGATTTGACCTCCTTTACTATCTCTTCGAAGGACTTCGATTCAGTTGGGATTTTCTTCTTGATTCTGCCTTCGTCTCGCAGCTCGACGTAACCTGGCAGTAGAGCTAACGTAACCGTTGTTCCTGGCACCTTCATAGTGGCAATAACCTCGTGAACATTCTAGTTGAGCAAGTTGGGTTAGCGCCTGACAACATCGTTCATGGCAACAAGTAGTTGTGCCCCTATATATTGTCTGCCTATACAAACCCATCTAAGCTGTTACCTTCGTCTTAACCCAAAGAAATATGACCCATGCACATCACCATGATATTGGTTGAGCTCAATGACAGACGAGGAAATTGACTTCAGAGATTATGTTGAAGTAATTAAGGATTGGCCCGAAAAAGGGCAAGCTGTTGCTGACATCAGTCGACTGCTTGAACACCCTACTGTATTTCATGAAGCAGTCGTCGCTCTCGCAAAACCCCTTGTTGAGATGCAGCCAAACAAAGTTGTTGGCATTGAGCAGAGAGGTCTGGCACTGGGTAGTGCTATTGCGTATTACCTTGGTTGCGGGATTGTTCCGGCTAGATCTATTGCATATCTTGAAGAGGACTACAGCCGTCCCGTTGAATGGCTCCCATCAGATAGATTTGCAGATAAGCGACTGGCTTTGGTGAGTGAATCAATTGACCCCGGTGATCGGGTCGCGATAGTTGACGACTGGCTAACGCAGGGTACGACAGTATTGGCTGTCGCTAAAATTCTAGAGAAGCTCGATGCGACTGTGGTCGGTGTTGCATGTGTGATTAACAACCTTTCGGAGACCAGAATGAAAATGCTGGGTCGTCCTGAGGTTCACCAGCTCATCCGCAATCTGAAGAGTGATGTGCTCAACCCAGGGCATTAATCAGAAAAAAAATCAGTGATAGGGACTCTTCTATGAGCCCCTATCCTATATTGTCTATTCTTCTTCTCTCAGTTCTCGTCTCAGGATTTTGCCGACCTGTGTCTTAGGCAATGTGTCTACGAATTCTATATCTGTTGGCACTTTGTAGGCTGCCATCTTGTCTTTGCAGAACTTGCGGATCTCATCCAGAGTGGCTTGTTCACCAGGTTCTAGAATGATGAATGCTTTCACAGTCTCTCCTCTTGTCTCATGTGGGACTCCCACAACTGCCACTTCTTTCACCTTTGGATGCTCAAAGAGTATCTCTTCCACATTTCTAGGCCATACTTTGTAACCGCTAGCGTTGATGAGATCCTTCTTCCTATCAACGATGTATGTCCAACCCTCTTCATCCATTCGTGCTATATCCCCGGTGCGCAACCATCCATTCTCCTTTAGCACATCATCTGTTTCATCTGGTCGGTTGAGGTAGCCTTGCATAACCTGAGGCCCCTTCACCATGAGCTCGCCGACCTCACCGTACGGGAGCTCTTTCGTGTAGTCTTCGAGGTCTACGATTTTGCTGTCAGTACTTGGGAATGGTAGTCCGATAGAGCCGATTGTGCGAAGCTCCTTGTCCAATGGATTGGCGTGGGTTACTGGTGAAGCTTCGGTCAAGCCGTAACCCTCAATGATGATTGAATTGGTTGCGGCTTCGAATTTCCTCGTAACCTCTGCAGGTAATGCCATTGCACCTGCAATTGAGAGTTTGAGCGATGTTATGTCGTACTTGTCCACTTCCTCGAATGAGTAGATGGAAATGGCCAGTGTTGCAACTATGGGGAAGAATGTTGGTCTCAGTTTGTCCATTTGCGATAGCAAATTCGAGGTGTCTCTAGGATCTGGTAGAAGCAACATGCCACATCCCCACGACATTGCCAGGTTCATAGATACGGTTTGACCGAATATATGCTGAAGTGGCAAAGCTGCAACAAACAACTCCTTACCTCTCTCCGCCATCCATTCCATCCATGCAGAACACTGGGCAACATTTGCTTTGAGATTGTCATGAGTCAGCATTGCTGCTTTCGGGATGCCTGTTGTCCCACCAGTGAATTGATACACCGCTATGTCGCTCGTAGGATCTATCTCAATCTCTGGCGATTCTGGAACTGTGTCTTCCATGAAGTCATTCCAGAGAATATCTCCGTCTCGCAGGGGTGGTACTTCCTTCACCTTGCTTCTGTAGACAATCTTGGATGCTAGGACTCTCTTAATCCATGACATCATGTCCCAAGCTGCGGTAACGATAGCTTTTTCGAGATTGGTTTCTGCTCTGACTGTCTCCACAACATCATAGAAGTAGTTCAATGTCACTATTGTTTTAGCTCTTGTTCCTTGTAAGTAAATCCTGAGTTCCTTGGGCATTGCCATCGGATTAACAGGAGTTACAGTAGCTCCTGTTTTCAAAGTCCCATAATAGGCTATCACAAATTGTGGGCAGTTGGGCAGCATAATTGCTACTGTGTCGCCTTTCCCAATCCCCATTTTGGATATGCCATTTGCAAAGCGATCAACCAGATCACCAAGCTCGCGGAACGTGATTTCAATACCTTCGTAATGCAATGCAACATTATCAGGAAATTCCTCTATTGCTTTATCGAGGCTTTCCCAGAGCGGCCCCTCAGGAATTTCGATTTCCTTTGGTGTGTCGCCTACGTAATTATCATACCATGGTCTTTCCATTGTTGTATCTCCTCCAACTAACTTGAACCTAACTTAGTAGTTCTATGTTTCCCCTAATTTATCCTTTTGGATGAAAAGTAGGCAACTCGAATGACATTGATAAGAAAAATGGTCAGAATCCATCTGGGAGCGCAAATGTGGAGCGATGAGACGAGCTGCAGTATGCAATATCTCTTGGTCAATAACCAGATACTACCTAGAAGCGCAATGAATTCTTAAGAACAACGTATAGGGTTCTCGCAACGAGTCTGGTGACATTAAGGCTAGCGACTTCGGATTCTGACATTGCATCACTAACCATGTCTTGAATCTCCCGGTCTTCCGCCCCAATCTTGAATAGTGTCTCCGTGAATACACTCGTAAACAGCTTCTGTGCAAAGAGCATTGATGACATGTCATTTCCAATTTTGTCTTCCCATATGTGCTGGTAGGCGTCTAGACTGTTTTTACCGTATTCTTCGTTGGTTATGCATCTACTGACAATGGCAGCAGCGATTCTACCGGCTTCCATTGCATAGAGAATCCCTCCTCCTGTCAGGGGGTTTACCATTCCAGCCGAATCTCCGACGAGGAGACAACGATCCTCCACGAAGGAATCTATAGTTCCCCCAGTAGGTACAAGAGCCCCCCTGCCACTAGGAATGTCTATACTGTTGGGGAGCAAATTTTGACGAGCGAGATGTTTCAAAAATGACTTGAACGTTCCCTGCATATTGTTTGCACAATTCGCTTTGATACCCACACCAACGTTAATCGTGTTGGTTTTCGGAAAAATCCAACCATAACCTGGTCTTCCAGAGAGATTTGCAAAGAAATGGTATTCACCTTCACTTCCATATAGATCGATGATATCATCCTCTTCAGCTGGTATTTCTGCCACCCTACACGCTGTTATCGCATCTTGAGGCCAGCATGTGTTAAGGCCTGTCTCTCTTGCAACTATACTATTTACACCATCAGCGCCAATAATGATTTCTCCCGAAATTGTATCACCCTTCGAGATTTGTACTTCGACACCTTTGTCTTGAATTGATAGATTCTTTACCCTCTTACCTGTCAAACAATGTGATCCGGCATCATGAGCAGTCTCGAAAAGTGTGTTATCGAATTTTGAGCGAGGAGCGACAGCCATTCCTGCCCTGCCTTCAAGCGTGATTTCTCTGCTTGGCGAATGAAGGACTCCGACATTCAAAATACGTTCCAAGAACTCGTCTTTCCGCACGGCGAGATATGGAAATTCCTTGAAGATTGCGGGGGAGAAACCACCACCACATGGTTTGTCTCGGGGAAAGGTGGCTTTGTCAATCAAGCAAACTTCGTAACCCATTTCCGCAAGATATCTCGCTGTAGTTGCACCTCCAGGTCCTGCTCCGACAACGATAGCATCGAACATGGGTGTCATATTGTGCATGCTCTATGGTGGGTATTTCACGTTGATGGTGGGTGCTCATGTCCACAAATGGAATATACATAAGATGCGGCTTTGACTAGGAAAGTAATGGATTTGCAGTTCTATGGCAGAACGAATAAAGAATGGGATTGCTGGTGCAACCAAGACGGTACAAGGGAAACGGGAGAATCTGCGAAATCGCATATCACAATATGATGGAGCAGAGCAAGCTATTCATCTCTTGATTTCGGTAGTTCTGGCAATCAACACGGTCTTGATGCTATTCACTTTGATTCATGTTATCGGATGGTTGCTGATTGCAGGATTGCCTCTTCTAGATTCTCTGCCCTTGGTGCTTTACGTCGTTCCCCTTCTCATCATCCTGCCTTCTCTAGTTTATTCCTATTACACTTCTCGAAGTGCAAATGTTAACCTAATCGTGACAATTATCGAATTGGTCATCTTCGCGCTATTGACGAATCTGGTTCGAGGATTTCTGATCCTGATATCGCTGAATATGGTTGCTGTTCTCTTCATGCTCGTTTATGGTCGGTTTGGATTCCAGGGGAGTCTAAAAGATTTGGGCAAGAAAGGTATTGCCTGGTTCATATTCATGAATCTTCTCGGGCTCGCAATGCCAATAGCGACCCATGCCATGGGGCGGAATCCGATAGCATCCGTTTCAGCTTCTGACACCGTTCCATTGCGCTTTTCTGTCTCTGTAGATGAGAACGTGTCCTCCCTTCAATCACATTTGGATTCCATACAATCGAATGATTTTAGCTTGGATTTGAAGGTACAAACTGGTGCTATGAATTGGTACCAACGAACTATCAACTGGCTTAATCTGCTAAATACTACAGATATGAACCATAGTATAACTCTCTCAGCTAATCGTGAGTACTATTTTCAGCTTAGCAATCACGAATTCGGATCCGCTCAGCTGCTTGATTTGGTCTTCGAAAACTACTATACCGTCTTGAATGAGACCTTCCATAGAATCGATTTCACTTCAGCTTACAGAAAGCCAAATATAATCTATCTGGACATGAAAGTGTCTTCATCTGAATGGTCTTTATTGTTCTCAAGTATACGCGCTGTGGATTTTGGAGCTTTTTCGGGCATTATTAGATCTATGCTTGAATCATCCAATCGTAGCATAATTCAAGAGTGGACAAGCAAATTGACCAGCTTGGCTGAATCATTTGGTGTCTCACTTGGGCTGGTGGTTGAGCCCTTCGTCATGGACGACAGCATGGACGGGGATGATAACACAATGAGAGTTTGTGGTTTAATCTCTGACACTCTGAGTTGCTGGGATTCAATCGATGTGAGCTGCAATAGAACCCTTTTTTCCAAAGCGATGACCGGCGATGTGGGTGAATATTTCCTTTATTCCTACTCCAGAACGCTACCTTCTATTACCTATTTTGATTCGATTAGAGTGAGTGAATCTGGCAAGGACCCGTATTCTCAGATGGAGATACTTGCCAATGATATTGTCATTGCTTCTAGTGGTACACCACGATGGATTACAGTTGAATCGCTAACTTCTATTGTTTCATCTTTTGGCGAGAATGCAGTCCAAGATCTTAGCGAAGGAATCAGCAGCATCCAGGAAGTATCAGTTACATATACATTCAGGATATTCGCTTTCCGAGTTGTATTCCTTGCTATAGATGCTTTCGACCCGATATTCTTCTGAGCTTCTGCTGAAACAGTTTTCAGCTTGAGCTTGGTGGTCGGACGTATACTTCAAAGACACCGGTCCAGATTTCGCTGCTTGTGCCCATTTTGATGAGTAGATTCTTGTCGAATATCACACCAGCGGGTTTCTCTTCACTTTTCTTCCAAGTATCTGCAAACATAAGAGCATGCACATTGTTTTGGAAATCTTCAGTCATTCGCTCAATAATACCGTCGATATACGCTTGGTCAATCCCCTTATCTGAGAGATCAACCGTTGATCGAAAGAGTCGTTCTTCTTGAATAGCTCCTTCCGCTTTGTCAAACGTGTATCCCAAACCCCCGACGAAATGAAAGACGGCATGAGCGACTCTTGGTTGGGTCAGGGTCAAGATGGTATTATCAGAAAGGATAATGCAGTCTGGATCTGCGGCATCAAAGGGTATTGATGCGGCTTCTATCGAAACTTCATTCATCCCAAGTTGCTCTCCAAGAAATTCACGGAGTAGAAACACTCGCTTATCCATTCTGAAGCCATTGATGGCTCCGATATGAATCACGTTCTTCGCCTTTCTAACCAACACATCAATTAT
It encodes the following:
- a CDS encoding AMP-binding protein; amino-acid sequence: MERPWYDNYVGDTPKEIEIPEGPLWESLDKAIEEFPDNVALHYEGIEITFRELGDLVDRFANGISKMGIGKGDTVAIMLPNCPQFVIAYYGTLKTGATVTPVNPMAMPKELRIYLQGTRAKTIVTLNYFYDVVETVRAETNLEKAIVTAAWDMMSWIKRVLASKIVYRSKVKEVPPLRDGDILWNDFMEDTVPESPEIEIDPTSDIAVYQFTGGTTGIPKAAMLTHDNLKANVAQCSAWMEWMAERGKELFVAALPLQHIFGQTVSMNLAMSWGCGMLLLPDPRDTSNLLSQMDKLRPTFFPIVATLAISIYSFEEVDKYDITSLKLSIAGAMALPAEVTRKFEAATNSIIIEGYGLTEASPVTHANPLDKELRTIGSIGLPFPSTDSKIVDLEDYTKELPYGEVGELMVKGPQVMQGYLNRPDETDDVLKENGWLRTGDIARMDEEGWTYIVDRKKDLINASGYKVWPRNVEEILFEHPKVKEVAVVGVPHETRGETVKAFIILEPGEQATLDEIRKFCKDKMAAYKVPTDIEFVDTLPKTQVGKILRRELREEE
- a CDS encoding geranylgeranyl reductase family protein; this translates as MHNMTPMFDAIVVGAGPGGATTARYLAEMGYEVCLIDKATFPRDKPCGGGFSPAIFKEFPYLAVRKDEFLERILNVGVLHSPSREITLEGRAGMAVAPRSKFDNTLFETAHDAGSHCLTGKRVKNLSIQDKGVEVQISKGDTISGEIIIGADGVNSIVARETGLNTCWPQDAITACRVAEIPAEEDDIIDLYGSEGEYHFFANLSGRPGYGWIFPKTNTINVGVGIKANCANNMQGTFKSFLKHLARQNLLPNSIDIPSGRGALVPTGGTIDSFVEDRCLLVGDSAGMVNPLTGGGILYAMEAGRIAAAIVSRCITNEEYGKNSLDAYQHIWEDKIGNDMSSMLFAQKLFTSVFTETLFKIGAEDREIQDMVSDAMSESEVASLNVTRLVARTLYVVLKNSLRF
- a CDS encoding ATP-binding cassette domain-containing protein codes for the protein MGEVDVPALRGVNLEVKRGEAVAIMGPSGSGKTTLLNMIGALDKPTTGSVVVDGTDITEMTEKELTRIRRDKISFVFQFFNLLPVLTAYENVELPLLIAGVEEEQRRERVEHLLGLVGLTERAEHRPDELSGGEQQRVAIARALAKPEGSAKSVVVLADEPTGDLDTQTGQEIVDVLVKLTKGEGGTLVSVTHDPEVGKQMDKTYRMRDGEIVGVE